One Candidatus Hydrogenedentota bacterium DNA segment encodes these proteins:
- a CDS encoding cytochrome P450 has protein sequence MARERVVPGPKGRPIAGCAREIGEDRIEFLLSTSRQYGELVHFKVFGQSLYLVSNPDYVKEILVTNAKHFHKSSLLRVARFILGDGLLTSEDDFHRRQRRMIQPTFHSQRVNRYGEIMIEFASAFAKSWEEFDGHPIDVWDEMMRLTLAIVSKTLFGASMESEDHEIGEALKEVISIFERVSQPLADLGLLLPTPKNLRVRLARRRIERTMDRIIRERRASGEDRGDLLSMLLKAQDEDDGGAMTDKQVRHEMVTLFLAGHETTANALTWAWYLLALHPEIERKLHAELDSVLGGNTPAPADVPRLEYARRVFAETMRLYPPAYLIGRTVRETFRLDGYEIPRGAQILLCPFVTHRNAKYFPDPLRFDPDRWAPELQQDRHKFAYYPFGSGPRTCVGEPFAWMEGILLLSVLAQRWRLRLEPGHPVEYDPQITLRPKHGMTMRLERRAGAGAVGAASNG, from the coding sequence ATGGCAAGGGAACGCGTTGTGCCCGGACCGAAGGGGAGACCCATCGCGGGGTGTGCGCGGGAGATCGGCGAGGATCGCATCGAGTTTCTACTGTCCACCTCGCGCCAGTATGGTGAACTGGTCCACTTCAAGGTGTTTGGGCAGTCCCTGTACCTCGTGTCAAATCCCGACTATGTGAAAGAAATCCTCGTTACCAACGCCAAGCACTTCCACAAGAGCAGTCTGCTTCGCGTAGCTCGGTTTATCCTTGGTGACGGCCTGCTTACAAGCGAGGACGATTTCCACCGCCGGCAACGGCGCATGATCCAGCCGACGTTCCACTCGCAGCGCGTGAACCGGTACGGCGAAATCATGATTGAGTTCGCGTCGGCGTTTGCCAAATCGTGGGAGGAATTCGACGGACATCCCATTGACGTATGGGACGAGATGATGCGGCTTACGCTTGCCATTGTGAGCAAGACGCTGTTTGGCGCAAGCATGGAATCGGAAGACCACGAAATCGGCGAGGCCCTGAAGGAAGTCATCTCGATATTCGAGCGCGTATCGCAACCGCTCGCCGATCTCGGATTGCTGTTGCCGACTCCCAAGAACCTCCGCGTCCGGTTGGCGCGGCGACGGATCGAGCGGACAATGGACCGTATCATCCGCGAGCGGCGCGCGAGCGGCGAAGACCGCGGCGACCTCTTGTCCATGCTGTTGAAGGCGCAGGACGAAGACGACGGCGGCGCGATGACGGACAAGCAGGTGCGCCACGAGATGGTGACGTTGTTTCTCGCGGGCCACGAGACGACCGCGAATGCGCTCACGTGGGCGTGGTACCTCTTGGCGTTGCATCCCGAGATCGAACGGAAATTGCATGCAGAACTCGACTCCGTCCTCGGCGGAAATACGCCGGCGCCGGCCGACGTTCCCCGGTTGGAATACGCGCGGCGCGTGTTCGCGGAAACGATGCGGCTGTATCCACCCGCATACCTTATTGGCCGCACGGTTCGCGAAACGTTTCGGCTCGACGGCTACGAGATTCCGCGCGGCGCGCAAATCCTGTTGTGCCCGTTCGTCACGCACCGCAACGCGAAGTACTTTCCCGATCCGCTGCGTTTCGATCCCGATCGCTGGGCGCCCGAGTTGCAGCAGGACCGCCACAAGTTTGCGTATTATCCGTTCGGAAGCGGGCCGCGCACCTGCGTTGGCGAACCGTTTGCGTGGATGGAAGGGATTCTGCTGTTGTCCGTGCTGGCGCAGCGTTGGCGGTTGCGGCTCGAACCGGGCCATCCGGTGGAGTACGATCCGCAGATCACACTGCGCCCGAAACACGGAATGACGATGCGGCTCGAGCGCCGCGCGGGTGCGGGTGCAGTTGGCGCGGCGAGCAACGGATAG
- a CDS encoding thiazole synthase translates to MIDDLHHIDDPFVIAGRTFRSRLMVGTGKFPSTEALREALDGCDAEIVTVALRRADLKNPNADSILSAIDSKRHLLLPNTSGARTAEEAVRLAKLARSLGCEPWVKLELTPEPRYLLPDPIETLRAAEMLVKDGFVVLPYIQADPILAKKLEEAGAATVMPLGAPIGSNRGLRTRDMIRIIIEQSNVPVVVDAGLGAPSHAAESMELGADAVLVNTALADARDHRAMARAFAMATEAGRMAYRAGLGPERGTAEASSPLTGFLDERS, encoded by the coding sequence ATGATCGACGATCTTCATCACATCGACGACCCTTTCGTGATCGCGGGACGCACGTTTCGCTCGCGCTTGATGGTGGGAACGGGAAAGTTCCCATCGACAGAAGCGTTACGCGAAGCGCTCGACGGCTGCGACGCCGAGATCGTGACGGTAGCGTTGCGCCGCGCGGACCTGAAAAACCCGAATGCAGACAGCATCTTGTCCGCCATCGACTCGAAACGGCACCTGCTGCTGCCGAACACCTCCGGCGCGCGCACGGCGGAAGAAGCAGTGCGGCTCGCGAAACTCGCGCGCTCGCTGGGATGCGAGCCGTGGGTAAAACTCGAACTGACGCCGGAGCCGCGCTATCTCTTGCCCGATCCCATCGAGACCCTGCGCGCCGCCGAAATGCTCGTCAAGGATGGCTTCGTCGTTCTACCGTATATTCAGGCCGATCCCATTCTCGCGAAGAAACTTGAAGAAGCCGGCGCGGCGACGGTCATGCCGCTCGGTGCGCCCATCGGCAGCAATCGCGGCCTGCGCACACGCGACATGATCAGGATCATCATCGAGCAATCGAATGTCCCCGTTGTGGTGGACGCAGGCCTTGGCGCGCCCTCGCACGCCGCCGAATCCATGGAACTCGGCGCCGATGCCGTGCTCGTGAACACCGCCCTCGCCGATGCGCGCGACCATCGCGCAATGGCGCGCGCATTCGCGATGGCCACCGAAGCGGGCCGCATGGCCTATCGCGCGGGACTCGGCCCGGAGCGCGGCACCGCGGAAGCGTCGTCGCCGTTGACGGGATTCCTCGATGAACGGTCGTAG
- a CDS encoding NAD(P)-dependent glycerol-3-phosphate dehydrogenase translates to MHIQVVGAGSWGLAIARLLARNGHAVRLSCREEDGPDMLRNERRSPHFLPGVLLPETIDVARDIDPSSEIAVLAVPSHAMRAVAERHRFSQQTILVNVAKGIENETMLCMHEVIEQVAAPCTVVTLSGPSHAEEVANDLPASLVAAGRDATACERVQQAFTAPTFRVYTSPDITGVALGGALKNVIAIAAGVCDGFGLGDNAKAALITRGLAEMARLGVAMGADPMTFSGLSGMGDLIVTCESRHSRNRSVGEKIASGMKLDDILASSPMVAEGVRTARAALALAKKRNIEMPITEQVYRVLYENANARDAVIALMTRDTKPERG, encoded by the coding sequence ATGCACATCCAAGTCGTCGGCGCGGGCAGTTGGGGCCTAGCCATCGCGCGGTTGCTCGCGCGCAACGGGCATGCCGTCCGCCTCTCGTGCCGCGAGGAAGACGGTCCGGACATGCTGCGCAACGAGCGGCGAAGTCCGCATTTCCTACCCGGTGTACTCTTGCCGGAAACAATCGACGTGGCGCGCGACATCGATCCTTCCAGCGAAATCGCCGTTCTCGCCGTCCCCTCGCACGCGATGCGCGCAGTGGCGGAGCGGCACCGCTTCTCGCAGCAGACGATTCTCGTCAACGTCGCAAAGGGCATCGAGAACGAGACAATGCTGTGCATGCACGAAGTGATCGAACAGGTCGCGGCGCCGTGCACCGTGGTGACGCTTTCCGGCCCCAGCCACGCGGAAGAGGTCGCGAACGATCTGCCGGCCTCGCTCGTCGCGGCGGGCCGCGATGCGACGGCGTGCGAACGTGTGCAGCAAGCGTTCACCGCGCCAACGTTTCGCGTGTATACGAGTCCCGACATCACCGGGGTTGCGCTGGGCGGCGCGCTGAAGAATGTCATCGCAATTGCCGCGGGCGTGTGTGATGGGTTCGGTCTCGGCGACAACGCAAAGGCTGCGCTCATCACGCGCGGGCTCGCGGAAATGGCGCGGCTCGGCGTTGCGATGGGCGCGGACCCGATGACGTTCTCCGGGCTGAGCGGCATGGGCGATCTGATTGTCACGTGCGAGAGCCGGCATTCCCGCAATCGAAGCGTGGGCGAAAAGATCGCGTCGGGCATGAAACTCGACGACATCCTCGCGTCCTCGCCGATGGTCGCGGAAGGCGTGCGCACGGCGCGCGCGGCATTGGCGCTCGCAAAGAAGCGCAACATCGAGATGCCGATTACGGAACAGGTGTATCGCGTGCTCTACGAGAATGCAAACGCGCGCGACGCGGTTATCGCGCTCATGACGCGCGACACAAAGCCGGAACGCGGCTGA
- a CDS encoding aminotransferase class I/II-fold pyridoxal phosphate-dependent enzyme encodes MPDTTSFERAFSPDAFRAHGHALIDALADYIAAAARGNKMPVLPWVEPEQMLERWPQTFPAAPAQDLDHLLARVLDEANHLHHPNYMGHQVPGPLPMGALCDMVASILNNGMAVYEMGPHGVAMERAIIKWMGGLVGFGSACDGVITSGGSLGNLTALLAMRRVTQDRLDGKSPAVLVSDQAHYSVKRAVKVMGWGEDAAIAVPCDDAFRMRVEALPEAVKQAEARGRRVVCVVGSACTTPTGTYDPLARIADFCGAHELWFHVDAAHGGPAGLSGKYRHLLDGCARADSVVFDAHKMLLMPALVTGVIFRDGANSFCTFDDRASYLIDKSPQEEWYNPGHRTMECTKRMMCLKVYAALMCYGTKFFADYVTRQYDLAKTFARMVRDTSGFELAIEPDANIVCFRYAPAGVIALDDLNAAIRKHIVESGAFYIVQARLPKGHFLRVTLLNPLAGETHLASLLDCVRATGNELLAASRSHT; translated from the coding sequence ATGCCTGACACCACTTCCTTTGAACGCGCGTTCAGTCCCGATGCATTTCGAGCGCACGGACACGCATTGATTGACGCGCTTGCGGACTATATTGCGGCCGCAGCGCGCGGCAACAAGATGCCGGTGCTGCCGTGGGTGGAACCGGAGCAAATGCTCGAGCGGTGGCCGCAGACGTTCCCCGCCGCGCCCGCGCAGGACCTCGACCATCTGCTGGCGCGCGTGTTGGACGAGGCGAACCATTTGCATCATCCGAATTACATGGGACATCAGGTGCCCGGACCGCTGCCGATGGGCGCGCTGTGCGACATGGTCGCATCGATCCTTAACAACGGCATGGCCGTGTACGAAATGGGCCCGCACGGCGTCGCGATGGAGCGCGCCATCATCAAGTGGATGGGCGGCCTTGTTGGGTTCGGTTCCGCGTGCGACGGCGTGATAACGTCCGGCGGCAGTCTCGGAAATCTCACAGCGCTGCTCGCGATGCGGCGCGTTACGCAGGATCGGCTGGACGGCAAGTCGCCTGCCGTGCTGGTGTCGGATCAGGCGCACTATTCCGTGAAGCGTGCGGTAAAGGTCATGGGGTGGGGTGAGGACGCGGCGATTGCCGTGCCCTGCGACGATGCGTTTCGCATGCGCGTCGAGGCGCTGCCCGAAGCCGTGAAACAGGCTGAGGCCCGCGGCCGGCGCGTGGTGTGTGTCGTGGGCAGCGCGTGTACGACGCCGACTGGGACTTACGATCCGCTCGCGCGCATCGCGGACTTCTGCGGCGCGCACGAACTCTGGTTTCACGTCGACGCGGCACACGGCGGTCCGGCCGGATTGAGCGGCAAGTATCGTCATCTGCTTGACGGCTGCGCGCGCGCGGACTCTGTCGTGTTCGATGCGCACAAGATGCTGCTCATGCCCGCGCTGGTCACCGGCGTGATCTTTCGCGACGGCGCGAATTCGTTCTGCACGTTCGACGATCGCGCGTCGTATCTCATCGACAAGAGCCCGCAGGAGGAATGGTACAACCCGGGCCACCGCACGATGGAATGCACCAAACGCATGATGTGTCTCAAGGTGTACGCCGCGCTCATGTGCTACGGCACGAAGTTCTTCGCGGACTACGTCACGCGCCAGTACGACCTCGCGAAGACATTCGCGCGAATGGTCCGCGACACGAGCGGCTTTGAACTTGCGATCGAGCCGGACGCGAACATCGTCTGCTTCCGCTACGCGCCCGCCGGCGTGATCGCCCTGGACGATCTCAACGCCGCCATCCGCAAGCACATCGTCGAGTCCGGCGCGTTCTACATTGTCCAGGCGCGCCTGCCAAAAGGTCACTTCCTGCGCGTCACTCTGCTGAACCCGCTCGCGGGAGAAACGCACCTCGCCAGTTTGCTCGATTGCGTCCGCGCAACAGGAAACGAGTTGCTCGCGGCCAGCCGATCGCACACCTAG
- a CDS encoding acyltransferase codes for MNDSERRITELDGIRGLAALGVVVYHYHRHFEAAPWDALLFPIYRGGLLFVDLFFVLSGFILAQVYSHEARYPTLRSAVVSRIARLYPLHLLTLAAVGALQKLHVILTDHCFIYVYNDWYHLALNLFMLNESGLQRGFSFNGPSWSISTEFIVNVLFLAVALRSPKRAMMLGLALIAGMIALNAVVGWTEPPRYLEPFSRLFRCFLSFGAGLVLRGVHERARMKRLPGWLVEGALVAAIGAMLYLMARPERTATYYALALVVFPAIVLLSLRSRFVGGALRTRPIVHLGHISFSVYLLHYPLELFYKDLIALTGFRPPFENVVMLALVAVLCVAVSHVTWKYFEMPARKWLKNALT; via the coding sequence GTGAACGACAGCGAGCGCCGCATAACGGAACTGGATGGCATCCGCGGATTGGCGGCGTTGGGCGTCGTGGTGTATCACTACCACCGGCATTTCGAGGCGGCGCCGTGGGATGCGCTGTTGTTTCCGATCTATCGTGGCGGGCTGCTATTTGTCGATTTGTTCTTCGTGCTGTCCGGCTTCATTCTCGCGCAGGTCTACTCGCACGAGGCGCGGTACCCGACGCTGCGGTCCGCCGTTGTCTCGCGAATTGCGCGGCTGTACCCGTTGCACCTGCTCACGTTGGCGGCCGTGGGGGCGTTGCAGAAGCTACACGTGATTCTGACGGACCACTGCTTCATTTACGTGTACAACGACTGGTACCACCTCGCGCTGAATCTGTTCATGCTGAACGAATCGGGTTTGCAGCGCGGGTTTTCGTTCAATGGCCCGTCGTGGTCGATCTCGACGGAGTTTATCGTCAACGTTTTGTTCCTGGCCGTCGCGTTGCGCAGCCCCAAGCGCGCAATGATGCTCGGCCTCGCGTTGATTGCCGGGATGATTGCGCTGAACGCCGTCGTCGGGTGGACCGAGCCGCCGCGCTACCTGGAACCGTTCAGCCGTTTGTTCCGGTGCTTCCTAAGTTTCGGCGCGGGCTTGGTGTTGCGGGGGGTGCACGAGCGGGCGCGGATGAAACGGCTGCCCGGATGGTTGGTCGAAGGCGCCCTCGTCGCGGCTATCGGCGCGATGCTGTACCTCATGGCCCGGCCCGAACGCACGGCGACGTACTACGCGCTTGCGCTGGTGGTCTTCCCGGCCATCGTGCTGCTCTCGCTGCGCTCGCGTTTCGTGGGTGGCGCGCTCCGCACGCGCCCGATTGTCCATCTCGGGCACATTTCATTCTCTGTGTACCTGCTCCACTACCCGCTCGAACTGTTCTACAAAGACCTTATCGCACTCACCGGCTTTCGACCGCCCTTCGAAAACGTCGTCATGCTCGCGCTGGTCGCCGTCCTTTGCGTAGCGGTTTCCCACGTGACGTGGAAGTATTTTGAGATGCCCGCGCGGAAATGGCTGAAGAACGCCCTGACATAA
- the rfaE2 gene encoding D-glycero-beta-D-manno-heptose 1-phosphate adenylyltransferase: MDTSHYRDLLARFSKARVLVVGDIYLDENVYGIVTGVSLEAPIPIYEVHERKHNPGAAGNAACNVAALGAKTSMVGYVGNDVNADIVRKEFAVRNVDTSGLVVHPTRATNTYGKLRAGGFNIPTQEILRTDTPTPVFIEGDVEDRIIANIRARAKDVDAIVVTDQVKSVATRRVLDAVVACAKEHKLLTVGDSRGRAGEFHGFDVMVPNDREAGIGTGIDVVDEETLNAAGKALLNVCKNAAVTRGQHGIRVFAADGSISDHPTTVDPASVVDVTGAGDTVTAAVAVTLVAGGSLSDAAVIGNYAAGVAVAQRGVVTVPIAQLERAMFSASGPAKLKPLDELKAELERLRAEGKRVVWTNGCFDILHVGHISYLQRAAALGDVLVVGLNSDASVRKLKGPDRPIIDEMERAFVLSALECVGLVTIFNDESPLDLIKQLKPDIYAKGGDYTIDTIVQPERRAVESYGGKIAILPAVAGRSTTSIISRIARNV; this comes from the coding sequence ATGGACACCTCGCATTACCGTGACTTATTGGCGCGTTTCTCGAAGGCGCGCGTGTTGGTCGTTGGCGATATTTACCTCGACGAGAACGTGTACGGCATCGTAACGGGCGTAAGCCTGGAGGCGCCCATCCCGATCTACGAGGTGCACGAGCGCAAGCACAATCCCGGCGCGGCGGGCAACGCCGCGTGCAACGTCGCCGCGCTCGGCGCGAAGACGTCCATGGTCGGCTACGTCGGCAACGACGTAAACGCGGACATCGTGCGCAAGGAGTTCGCGGTCCGCAACGTCGACACGTCCGGCCTCGTCGTGCACCCCACACGCGCCACCAACACCTACGGCAAACTGCGCGCGGGCGGGTTCAACATCCCCACGCAGGAAATCCTGCGCACCGACACGCCGACACCCGTGTTCATCGAGGGCGACGTCGAGGACCGGATCATCGCGAACATCCGCGCGCGTGCGAAGGACGTGGACGCGATTGTCGTGACCGATCAGGTGAAGTCCGTTGCGACGCGGCGCGTGCTCGATGCCGTTGTCGCGTGCGCGAAGGAACACAAACTCCTCACCGTGGGCGATTCGCGCGGGCGCGCAGGCGAGTTCCACGGGTTCGACGTGATGGTGCCGAACGACCGCGAGGCTGGAATCGGCACCGGCATCGACGTGGTCGACGAGGAGACGCTGAACGCTGCGGGCAAAGCGTTGTTGAACGTCTGCAAAAACGCCGCGGTCACGCGTGGACAGCACGGCATACGCGTCTTTGCCGCTGACGGATCGATTAGCGATCATCCAACGACCGTTGATCCTGCTTCCGTTGTCGACGTAACCGGTGCTGGCGACACCGTCACCGCGGCCGTCGCGGTCACGCTCGTCGCCGGCGGATCGCTCAGTGACGCCGCCGTCATCGGCAACTACGCCGCGGGCGTCGCCGTCGCGCAGCGCGGCGTGGTGACCGTGCCCATCGCGCAACTCGAACGCGCCATGTTCTCGGCGTCCGGCCCGGCGAAACTGAAGCCGCTCGACGAACTGAAAGCGGAACTCGAACGCCTGCGCGCCGAAGGCAAACGCGTCGTGTGGACCAACGGCTGCTTCGATATCCTGCACGTCGGCCACATCTCCTACCTTCAACGCGCCGCCGCGCTCGGCGACGTGCTTGTCGTCGGCCTCAACAGCGACGCGTCCGTCCGCAAACTCAAAGGTCCCGACCGCCCCATCATCGATGAGATGGAACGCGCCTTCGTCCTCTCCGCGCTCGAATGCGTCGGACTCGTGACGATCTTCAACGACGAATCGCCGCTGGATTTGATCAAACAACTCAAGCCCGATATCTACGCCAAAGGCGGCGACTACACCATCGACACCATCGTCCAGCCCGAGCGCCGCGCTGTCGAATCCTACGGCGGCAAGATCGCCATCCTCCCCGCGGTCGCAGGTCGTTCGACGACGTCGATTATCTCGCGAATCGCCAGAAACGTTTAG
- a CDS encoding HigA family addiction module antidote protein, whose amino-acid sequence MHRFPGNFAIKVHPGDVLREMLDEIHLSQAELARHLNVDPSKINEICRRKRGISAEMAVLLGRAFNVSPGTWLNLQKNWELSQVKPSVAKRTKPLAILAGRG is encoded by the coding sequence ATGCACAGATTTCCGGGTAATTTTGCGATCAAAGTACATCCGGGAGATGTACTTCGAGAAATGTTGGATGAGATTCACTTGTCTCAGGCCGAACTCGCTCGGCATTTGAACGTGGATCCGTCCAAAATCAACGAGATCTGCCGCCGGAAGCGGGGAATTTCCGCGGAAATGGCCGTTCTGCTTGGAAGGGCGTTCAACGTTTCGCCCGGGACATGGCTCAACCTCCAGAAGAATTGGGAACTCAGCCAAGTTAAACCTTCGGTAGCGAAACGGACGAAACCACTCGCAATATTGGCTGGACGAGGGTGA
- a CDS encoding DUF433 domain-containing protein, with protein sequence MNDRITIDPQVCHGKPVIKGTRVPVVLVLGSLAGGMTYDEIEQNYDVTRDDILAALRFAEDVIEQGEYFPLTV encoded by the coding sequence ATGAACGACAGAATCACAATAGACCCGCAGGTTTGCCATGGGAAACCTGTCATCAAGGGCACGCGCGTACCTGTCGTCCTCGTCCTTGGCAGCCTGGCGGGCGGCATGACGTACGACGAGATTGAACAAAACTACGACGTGACGCGGGACGACATTCTTGCCGCGTTGCGCTTCGCCGAGGACGTTATTGAGCAAGGCGAATACTTTCCGCTGACTGTATAG
- a CDS encoding DUF5615 family PIN-like protein translates to MQFLVDTNVPHSVKTLLFACGHESVHLRDIGLRAADDETITRYALENDLVILTRDRGFGNTRRYPPAIYRGIAVLRLGLEATASDVIALLQKFMERADVLEQLPGKTAIVSNDAIQLRSR, encoded by the coding sequence ATGCAATTTCTAGTCGACACAAACGTACCGCATTCCGTTAAGACACTCCTGTTCGCATGCGGCCATGAGTCGGTACATTTGCGTGACATCGGTTTGCGCGCAGCCGACGACGAAACTATCACGCGGTACGCGCTTGAAAATGACCTCGTCATTCTCACACGCGATCGTGGCTTTGGAAACACGCGCCGGTATCCTCCCGCGATTTACCGCGGAATTGCAGTCCTGCGGCTTGGGTTGGAAGCTACCGCTTCGGATGTCATTGCATTGCTACAGAAGTTCATGGAACGCGCGGATGTATTGGAACAATTGCCTGGAAAAACTGCGATCGTTTCCAACGACGCTATTCAACTCAGGTCACGTTGA